A single Procambarus clarkii isolate CNS0578487 unplaced genomic scaffold, FALCON_Pclarkii_2.0 HiC_scaffold_115, whole genome shotgun sequence DNA region contains:
- the LOC138360546 gene encoding uncharacterized protein, with the protein MLKNAPNKLGGNRYKVQTLSQMGGASCGDTVRRMMRRIGTYGVWSQYSLVGRKRKRVFKTLDICNVIIKVCINTHTNATERDVETSIADMLKNAPNKHGGNRYKGGEARIHVHHIAESDMTNNENSGEPGAWHTAESSLMSI; encoded by the exons atgttgaagaacgccccaaacaaactcggtggaaacagatacaag gtccagacgctgtctcaaatgggcggtgcaagctgtggagacacagtgagacgaatgatgaggaggatagggacctatggggtctggtctcagtattcactcgttgggcgcaagaggaaacgtgtcttcaaaaccttggatatttgtaatgtaataataa aagtctgtatcaacacccacactaatgcaactgaaagagatgttgagacaagtattgctgatatgttgaagaacgccccaaacaaacacggtggaaacagatacaag ggtggtgaagcaagaatacatgtgcatcacatagcagagtcggatatgacgaataatgaaaacagcggagagcctggtgcatggcataccgctgaatcttctctaatgtctatatag